From Pantoea vagans:
ATTGCTATGCGCGACCCTGTTTTCAGCCAGCAGCGGATTCGGGAGTTGCAGCAGGCAGGCGTCAGCGTCGCCATTGATAACTTCGGCATCGGCTACGCCAACCTGTTGCATCTTAAGCATCTGGATGCCAGTGAACTTAAGATTGATCGCAGCTTTATCAACTGCCTGCGACCTGGCAGTGAAGATGCGACCGTGGTCAGCGCCATGCTGACGCTGGCGCAGAGCCTCAACCTGCGCATGGTAGCGGAAGGCGTTGAGACGGAAGAGCAGCAGCATCTGCTCACCAGCTTAGGCTTTGATGCATTGCAGGGATATCTGCTGGGCAAGCCAACGCCTCCGGATCGGGTTGACGCGTTCAGCTTTCCCGCACTGCGGTAGCCGGTGTCGTCGGTTTCTGGCTGAAGCTGACGATAGATTTCATCACTCAGAATGAGTGGAAAGGATGCAGGGTTCGCGGCTCATTAACCGCCGGGCTATGCCGATAACTCATACAAATTTAAAAAAACCTCTGCCCAACCACCAGCACGGCTTTCGCGGGAATGCACTATGTTAGCGACCTCATACGACTCTTTTATCGTCATCGTCTCAGTTCTTGTCGCGATGCTGGCTTCGTTTACCGCCTTAGATATGGCGGGACGGGTGGTACATTCTACCGGCAAAGTGGCGCTGGTCTGGCTGTTCGGCGGCGGTTTCTCCATGGGCATCGGCATCTGGGCGATGCACTTTATCGGCATGCTGTCGATGAGCATGGAGATGGTCATGAGCTACAACGCCGGACTTACCGCCTTCTCCGCCGCCATTGCTGTCTGCGCGTCGATATTTGCACTGTGGCTGGTCTGCAGCAGTGGCGATCTGCCTTTGCCGCGTCTGGCGGGCGGCGCGCTGATCCTCGGCAGTGGTGTCGCGGCGATGCACTACACCGGCATGGCGGCGCTGATGTTCTCGCCTGGTATCGTCTGGCAATGGGGCTGGGTAGCGCTGTCGGTGGCGATTGCTCTGGCCGCTTCGGGGGCGGCGCTGTGGCTGGCGTTTAATCTGCGTGAGGGTCAGACCGGCCGGGTCACACTGCTGCGCATTGGCGCCTCGGTGGTGATGGGCTGTGCGATTGCAGGCATGCACTATACCGGCATGATGGCGGCAGAGTTTCCCACCCACAGTCATCCGGTCGGGCAGGGCGTTAACAGCAACTGGCTGGCGATTCTGGTCACGGTGGTCACCATTTCGATTCTGGGCATTACCCTGCTGGTCTCGATGCTGGATGCGCGGATGCAGGCGCGTACCTCGATTCTCGCCAGTTCGCTGGCTGAAGCGAATCGCGAGCTGGCTCAGCTGGCGCTGCACGATAACCTGACCCGGCTGCCGAACCGTATCCTGCTGGAGGATCGACTGGAGCAGGCGATCAACAAAGCGAACCGTGAGCAGACGCAGTTTGCCCTGATGTTTATGGATCTCGATGGGTTTAAGGCGGTTAACGACGCCTTCGGACATCACATTGGCGACAGTCTGCTGGTTGGTGTGACCGAGCGGATGAGTCAGCAGATGACCGGCTACTACACGCTGGCGCGGCTCGGTGGTGATGAGTTTGTGCTGCTGGTTGAGATAGACGATCCCAATGATGCTGCGGCCATCGCCGATAAGCTGGTTAAAGCGGTGGATCGCCCGTTTGATATCTCACGCTATGAACTGGTGGTCTCACTGAGTCTGGGTATCGCCGTCTATCCCGGTGATGGCGTGGATGAGCGGGAACTGATGTTCAACGCCGATGCGGCGATGTACCACACCAAAAATAATGGCCGCAACGGCTACACCTTCTTCCAGCCCTCAATGAACATTCAGGCGCAGAGCCAGCTTCAGCTGAATAACGATCTCTGGCATGCGCTGGAGAACGACGAACTGCGCCTGTTCTATCAGCCAAAATATTGTGCGCCGCGCGGCCCGATCCTCGGTTTTGAGGCGTTGCTGCGCTGGCAGCACCCGAAGCGTGGCCTGCTGTCGCCCGATAAATTCCTGCCGATGGCGGAAAAGACCGGCATGATTGTCAGCATCGGTAACTGGGTGATCCATGAAGCCTGTCGTCAGCTGCGTCAGTGGCATCTGCAGGGCCATCCGGACTGGTCGGTGGCGGTGAACCTGTCGGCGCTGCAGTTTGAACAATCGAATCTGGTAGAGACGGTGGTGGATGCGCTGGCAAAACATCAGATTCCGGCCGAACTGCTGACGCTGGAAGTGACGGAGACCACTGCGATGCGCGATCCCGATGAGAGCGTGCGTATTCTCACCGAGCTGACCCAGCTCGGCGTGAAAGCCTCGATTGATGACTTTGGCACCGGCTACTCCAGCCTGCTCTATCTGAAACGGCTGCCGGCCAGCGAGCTTAAGATCGACCGGGCCTTTGTGAATGAGCTGCAGCATCAGAAAGAAGATGCCACCATCGTGTCGGCGATTGTGGCGCTGGCGCAGTCGCTGCAGCTGAAAGTGGTGGCTGAAGGCGTTGAAACCGCTGAGCAGCAGGCCTTTCTGACCAGCCTCGGCTGCAATACGCTGCAGGGCTATCTGCTGGGCAAGCCGGTTCCTCCTGAGCGAGTGCCGGATCTGGCTAATTTTGTGGTGCCGGAAGCGGAAGCGGCAATGGCAAACCTGAGCCCGATGACTGAGGCCGATCAGCCCCTGACGCCGCAGGTGGCGGTGATCTGACGCGCCTGTGCAGCGCCGAATCAGCGTAATCAGAGACGATAAGCGATGCGCGCCGCCTGTTATTGGCCGCCGTGCGTGGTAAAGTCTCGCGGTCAGACTACTCGCGGTAAACAAGGAGAGGCGACCCGTGGCGAAATACCAGCGCTTGATGGATGAGATTCAGCAGCAGATAGAGGCCGGCATCTGGCTGCCGGGCACCCGATTACCGTCGCTGCGTCAGCAGGTCGCGCAGCAGGGTGTCAGCCTGATGACGGTGCTGCATGCCTATGAGCTGCTGGAGAGTCAGGGCTGGATCGTCTCGCGTCCACAGTCAGGTTACTACGTGGCACCGCGCGCCTTAGCGCCCGCACCGCTGAGTGTGGCGATCAGCGAGCAGGTCGATATCAACGACTTTGTGTTTGATGTACTGCAGGCCACGCGCGATCCCGCCATCGTGCCGTTTGGCTCTGCATTCCCCGATCCGGCACTCTTTCCGCAGCGTCAGCTGATGCGCTCGCTGGCGAACGTCTCTCATCATCTGACCCCAACCGATGCGCTGCACAATCTGCCACCCGGCAACGCTACGCTGCGACAGCTGCTGGCGCAGCGCTATGCGCGTCAGGGCATCACCCTGTCGCCGGATGAAATTGTCATCACCAGTGGGGCGCTGGAGGCGCTGAACCTCAGCCTGCAATCCCTGACCGAGCCGGGCGACTATGTGGTGATTGAGCAACCGAGTTTTTATGGCGCGCTGCAGGCGATCGAGCGGCTCAAGCTCAAGGCGCTGGCGATTCCGGTCGATGCAAAGCAGGGCATCGATCTCGTCCAGCTGGAGGAGGCGCTGCAACGCTGGCCGGTAAAAGCCTGCTGGCTGATGACGACGCTGCAGAATCCGCTCAGCGTGACGTTAACGCCGGAGCGCAAACAGCAACTGGTGACGCTGCTGGCGCGTTATCAGGTGCCGATGATTGAAGATGATGTCTATGCCGAACTCTGGGCGGGTGAGGCTGCGCCGCTGCCCGCGAAGGCCTGGGATCGCCAGGGAAACGTGCTGCACTGTGGCTCGTTTTCCAAGTCGCTGGTGGCGGGTTTCCGCGTCGGCTGGGTGGCAGCGGGACAGCATGCGCAGCGCATTCAGCGCCTGCAGCTGATGAGCACGCTCTCGACCAGCGCACCGATGCAGCTGGCGCTGGCCGACTTTCTTGCCACGCGGCGTTACGACACCCATCTGAAGCGGCTGCGACAGATACTGGCGAAGCGACAGCAGATGGTGCGTCAGGCGCTGCTGAAGGTGCTGCCGCCGCAGGCGACGGTCAGCGAAGCGCGCGGCGGCTATTTTCTCTGGGTGACGTTGCCGGACAGCATCGATACTACCCGGCTCTACCAGCAGGCGCTGGCGCAGGGGATCAGTATTGCACCGGGGCAGTTGTTTTCGGCAGGAGAGCAGTTCAGTCACTGCTTCAGACTGAATACCGCCTGGCCGTGGGATAGTCGGGCCGAGGCGGCAATAGCAACGCTGGGTCAGTTAATGGCGCAACCGCAGGCGGATTAGACGCGCGCCGCTTCCTGGTGGCCCCAGGTCAGGTAGTAGACATCATAAAAGTCCACTTCCCCTTTTTGCGTCAGCAGACGCTGGATACCACTTTTCACCCGCTCCGGCGTTTCAGGTAGCGACAGAATGCGTGAGATAGCCTGCTCGCGCACCGGCTGAACGTAATACCACTCACCGTTGTAGCAGACACGCAGATCGAGCGCATCGATATCTTCAAAGCGATATTTCGGGTTGATATCGAGCAGCATCAGCACGCTCATCACCAGCACAAATGCGGTGGCAAACCAGAAGGCGGGCCAGCCGAGCATCTCGGTGGTGAAGATCAGCGCCACGCACAGGCCATAGCAGAGATACATAACGGCCCAGAGGCCGGGATGGTTCTTCAGAAACGAGAGGCTAAAGCGCGGCAAATTGTCGCGACGTTCTTCGCGGTTAAGCGTGGCGATCTCGTCAATCAGGATTTGTTTAATAGCGTCCATTTGTTACCTCACTGTCATCTGTTAGCTATTACAACAGATAACAGTCAAGCATATCAGAAACAGATCTGTGCGATTTTTGTATAACAGTTTATCAAAAGAGTGTCCGGACATCGGGCTGCCGTATCTGCGTGCCGGGCCGCCTGACATTTTGCAACACTTTGCCGCAGTAAGAACCGCTATCCGCAGGCGTACAGGCACTATCTGGCCCTATTGTTAACGACACATTTGGCTTTAGTCAGCAATATCAGTCAATTATCTCAATTGTGTCGTCCGGCGCACATTGCATTGTGCTGCGGGTTTGCCACACTTAGAAAAAAACCGGAGAACCTGTATGCGTGCCTCATCCTCCAGTCTGTTATTAATGATGTCCTTCGCCGCGGGTACTTTTTCGGCCGGGGCCTCTGATAATCCTCAGCATCTGATGCTCGCCATCCCGTCGGGCGGCGTACCTAATAACCCGTTACCTCTGATTATCTGGCCGCGCGTGGTGCCGGAAGAGGAGGAGATCGCAGCGTGGTTTGAAAAAACTTTCGACGAAAACGGCTGGCCACCCGCCTGGCGCTATCCGATTTTCCCCTATACCCATTTCCATCCCAACACCCATGAACTGCTCGGGGTTGCGGAAGGCTGGGCGGAAGTGCTGTTTGGCGGCGACAGTGGCCGGATGGTCACCCTGCGCGCAGGCGATGCGGTGCTGATCCCGGCAGGTGTCGGTCATCGCCAGGTCAGCGCCAGCGAAGATTTTATGGTGATTGGTGCCTATCCGCGCGGCATGTCGCCTGAGAAGCTGCGCGACGAACCCGCGAAGCTGAAAATGGCGCAGGAGCAGGTGAAAAAAGTGCCGTTGCCGACACAGGATCCGTTCACCGGTAAAGAGGGCGCGTTAACCGAGATCTGGCAGCCGATTGCCGCGATGCATTTACAGCAACAGATGGACCTGTAAACGCCGTTTCTGCCGCGAAATGATTAAGCGCGAGCCAGCCTCGCGCTCTGACTTGGCTGGCTGTAAAACCTGCCTTAACGCCTGACCTCAGGCGCTTATCCCGATCATCACATCATTGAACATTTGCTCGCCGCTGCCGATAACTCCCCTGTTAAGATTAGTTATTCTTCTTAATACGCTTGTCTTCGCAGACCTTTTCCGCTGTAGTCTCGGCTCGCGATTAAGAACATTCCTAAGCCTTTACCGGGCTACCGAGCAGCAGGCAAATAACAATGGATAATAACTCTGATGTCATGTATCGCATGCTGGTACAAAGCGTGATCGACTACGCGATCACCATGCTTAAACCGGACGGGACTGTCGCCAGCTGGAATGGCGGGGGTCTGCACGTCCTTGGTTACAGGCCAGACGAAATTATTGGACAGCACGCCGCCCTGTTTTACAACGAAGAGGATCGCCGTCGCGGTCAGCCGCAGCGCGAACTTGATATCGCCGTCACCACCGGACGTTACGAAAACGAAGGCTGGCGCTGCCGCAAAGATGGCAGTAGCTTCTGGGCACACGTGGTCATCTATCCGATCCGCGACGAGACCGCTCAGCTGATTGGATTTGCTGCTGTCTGCCGTGATTGCACCCGGCAGCAGGAGCAGCAGCGCAAAGAGCGGGAGCAGGAGATGCGCTTTCGCCTGCTGGTGGAGGGCGTCACCGATTACGCCATCTACATGCTCGATCAGGACGGAAACGTAGTGAACTGGAACGCCGGCGCACAGCGGGCCAAAGGCTATGTGGCGGAAGAGATTGTCGGCCAGCATTTTTCCCGTTTCTACAGCGCGCAGGATCGACTCAATCATATCCCCAGCCAGAACCTGCAAACTGCGTATCGCACCGGCCGTTTTGAAGATGAGGGCTGGCGCTACCGCAAAGATGGCAGCGCGTTCTGGGCCCATGTGGTGATCGACACGATCCGCGACGATCAGGGTAAATTGCTGGGTTACGCCAAAATCACTCGTGACTGCACCGAACAGCAGCGTGTCCGCAGCGAGCAACGGGAACAGGAGCAGCGTTTTCGCCTGCTGGTAGAGGGCGTCACCGATTACGCCATCTACATGCTCGATGTCGACGGCGTGGTGGTGAACTGGAACGCCGGTGCCCAGCGCGCCAAAGGGTATAAAGCGGAAGAAGTGGTGGGACAGCACTTCTCGCTGTTTTACAGCGCTCAGGAGCGACTGAACCGCACGCCCGAAGCCAACCTCGGTATCGCGCTGAAAACCGGCCGTTTTGAGGATGAAGGCTGGCGCTACCGTAAAGACGGCAGCGCGTTCTGGGCGCATGTGGTCATCGACGCGATCTATGATGATGACGGTAAGCTGATCGGTTTCGCCAAGATCACCCGCGACCGCACGGAAGGCCGTGAGCAGGAGCAGCAGATCCTGCGCGCCCGGGATCTGGCCGAAGCCCAGAGCACGCAGAAAACCGCCTTGTCTAAATTCCTGGACAATATCATTGCTAATATTCCCTCCTGCGTGATTGTTGAAGATGCGATCACCCGCGAGATCCTGCTGGTGAATGACCGTACTCAGCAGCTGTTTGGCCTGTCGAAAGCACTGATCGTCAACAAGCGTCCGCACGAGTGCATGTCGCCTGAACTCAGTGACTATTTTAACAATCTGGCGGACGTTGCACTGCGCAGTGAGGGCATGCATGAGCGTGAGCAGTTGCTGATGACCGCCAGCGGCGAACGCATTCTGCATACCCGCGCCACCGCGATTAATGGCCAGGATGCACGCCGCAACTACCTGATGCTGCTGGTGGAAGATGTTACCGACCAGCGTGCCGCCGATGCCCGTATTCACCATATGGCGCACCATGACAACCTGACCAGCCTGCCGAACCGCATTCTGTTCCGCCAGCGTCTGAGTGAGGCGTTGCGCACCGCGAATCAGACGCAGCGCCAGACCGCCGCGCTGTGCCTTGATCTGGATAACTTCAAAAATGTGAACGATGCGCTGGGCCATCAGATTGGCGATGAGCTACTGCGCAGCGTGGCTAAACGTCTGCGTAACACGCTGCGCGATCAGGATACGCTGGCGCGCATCGGTGGCGATGAGTTCGCTATCGTGCTGCCTTCGGTCGCGAACAGTGAGGAGGCGAGCATTGTGGCGCAGCGTCTGATCGAGGCGATTCGTCCGCCGGTCAACGTTGAGGGTCATAATCTGTCGGTCGGGCTCAGCGTAGGCATTGCGCTCAGCACCACCATCACCAATACGCCGGAGCAGCTGCTGCGCTGTGCGGATATGGCGCTGTATGAAGCCAAGCGTAATGGCCGCAACCGCTATGAGCACTTTACGCTGGAGATGGATGATGTGGCGCGCAGCCGCCGCCTGATTGAAAACGATCTGCGCGATGCAATCAGCGGCGGGCACCTGCGGCTTTACTATCAGCCCATCACCAATGGCGATCATCGCACGATTATTGGCTATGAGGCGCTGATGCGCTGGCATCATCCGATCCGCGGGCTGATCATGCCCAACGACTTCATCCCGATTGCAGAAGAGACCGGCCTGATTCATATGCTGGGCGCCTTTGCGCTCTATGAAGCCTGTCGTGAAGCGGCGAGCTGGGAAGGGGAGCAGTCGGTCTCGGTCAACCTCTCACCGCTGCAGTTTAAAAACAGCTCGCTGGTGCCGGTGGTCGAAGGCGCGCTGAAAGAGTCGGGTCTCGATCCGGCGCGCCTGGAAGTCGAGATCACCGAATCGGTGCTGCTGGATGACTCACTGGGGAATATCCGTACCCTGCAGAATCTCAAGGCGCTGGGCGTACAGATTGCGCTGGATGATTTCGGCACCGGCTATTCGTCGCTGAGCTATCTGCGATCCTTCCCGTTCGACAAAATCAAAATCGACAAATCGTTTATTAACGATATGGGCGACAGCCGCGAGGCGCTGGCGATCATCCGCGCGATTACCGGCATGAGCCGCAGTCTGGATATCCAGATTACCGCTGAAGGCGTGGAAAGCGATGAGCAGTTCGCGAAACTGCGCGATGAGGGCTGTACGCTGTTCCAGGGCTTCCTGTTCGGACGGCCTCAGCCGTCGGAACTGCGGCTGAAAACGCTGGGTTAATCAGCACCGGGTTAATCATAAAGGCCATGCTGCTGAACCGGCGCATGGCTGAGATTATCGCGGATGCGGCGCACCGACTCGCGCACCACCAGCCTGCCATTCAGCAGCAGGCTGCCGGTGGGTGTGCCGGGATTCAGCCGCATCTCCTGCAGCATTCTGACTGCTGCGGCGCCCAGCTCATCACGTGGCACCTGCACCGAGGTCAGCGGAATGTCGTGGATAGCGGCCAGGTTAAACCCGTCCATGCTCATTACTGAGATATCCTGCGGCACCCGCAATCCGGCCTGCTCCAGCGCAGTGACGGCGCCAGCCGCAATATAATCTCCGCTGGCGAGAATCGCCGTCGGGCGCAGCGCATCAGGGCAGTGGCGCAGATATTCCCCCAGCCGTTCCGCCGCCTCATTGCTGCTGAAGCTGTTCAGGGTCAGCAGATGCTGGCGGCTGTCAAAGCGCAGATTCATGGCGTGCCAGGCGTCACGTACCCCCTGTAAGCGCTGCTCCATGGTGTAGCGGCGCAGGCAGTGCAGCGACAGGATCTGCCGGTGTCCCTGCTCAAACAGATAGCGCGCGGAGAATTCCCCAATCAGCTGATGATGCGGCGAAACCGACGGCAGGCGCATCCGGCGATCGCGGGCGTTGATCAGCACGCAGGGTTTGTTCATCTCCGCCGCCAGCTGATGAATATGCTCATCATCAATGCCGATCAGCAGGGCGGCTTCGGTCTGCTGCATCTTATCGATAAACAGCGCGGCATTACTCTCCAACTCTTCCAGCGGACAGTAGCGCAGCCGCACTTCATGTGGCTCTACCGCCTGGCTGATCCCCTGAATCACCTTGTAGTAGAAAATGTCGCTGCGTACGTCAAAGGCGCGCGGCGGGGCAAAGACCATCAGGTTATTAAGCAGCAGGCGACCGCTGTGCAGGTTATCCAGCACGCCCTGCTGCTGCGCCACGGCCAGCACTTTGTCCCGTGTCGCGGGCCGGGTATTCGCTTTTCCCGCCAGCACCCGCGATACCGTACTGATCGAGACCCCGCTCAGCGCCGCAATCTCACCGATTTTCAGCCTTTGTTTCATTCTGTGATCGCCTTCAAATCTGCTGATGAAAAATTTTTCATAGCCTGCTGAATCGCGTCAGATAAGCGTTTCAGTGCCATTTTCTGTCGGGATTCAGCCTGCCATGAAAAGCGTTGCAAAAAAGTGGCTGTACCCACGTTTCACACTTTTTTAACGTCGCTTACAGGACACGCGGTACGCCAGCAGGCGGTGTGCGTCATCAATGGCAATCAGGAGTGGCACAATGAGCCTCGAATCAACAACCAAACCCATCAGTGCATCACGCACGGTGCGCGTGATTAAAAATTTACGCTGGTGGATGCTGGGAATGTTCCTGCTGGGTGTGACCGTCAACTACATCACCCGTAACTCCCTCGGCATTCTGGCACCGGAACTGAAAACCAGTCTGAACATGACCACCGAACAGTATTCGTGGGTCGTAGCCGCATTTCAGCTCGCCTATACCCTGTTTCAGCCGATTTGCGGCTGGCTGATCGATGTGATCGGACTGAAGATGGGCTTCCTGATCTGCGCGCTGATCTGGTCGCTCACCTGTCTGCTGCACGCCGGTGCGGGAAGCTGGCTGCATCTGGCGCTGCTGCGTTTTGTCATGGGCGCGTCGGAAGCGGCGGCGACGCCCGCTAACGCCAAAGCGATAGGTGACTGGTTTCCGAAAAAGGAGCGTCCGGTTGCGGCGGGCTGGGCGGGCGTCGGCTTTTCGGTTGGTGCGATGCTGGCGCCACCGATTATCTATGTTGCCCACATTACCTTTGGCTGGCAGGGCGCATTTCTGCTGACCGGCGGCCTGGGCCTGCTGTGGGTGGGACTCTGGTGGTGGGGCTATCACTCGCCGGAGAGCCATCCCCGTCTTTCCGATGATGAACGCGCCTTTATTAATCAGGACAACGAGGCGATGGGTGAAAAGCTGGCGTTCTTCACCGCGCTGAAAGTGATTGGTAAAGAGAAGAAATTCTACGGCATCGCCATTCCGGCCTTTCTGGCTGAACCCGCCTGGGCGGTGCTGAGCTTCTGGGTGCCGCTCTATCTTGCCAACGAGCGCGGCATGGATCTTAAGCAGATCGTCATGTTCGCCTGGCTGCCGTTTCTGGCCGCCGACCTCGGCAGCGTCGCCAGCGGCTATCTCACCAGAATCTATGTGCGCTGGTTTGGCATGACCCGCGTGAATTCCATTGTCGCCAGTTCCGTCACCGGGGCACTGCTGATGGTGTCGCTGGCGCTGATGACGCTGGTGAAAGATCCCTGGCTGGCGATCGCCCTGATCTCCGTTGGTGGCTTCGGTCATCAGGTGATCTCCTGCATGCTGAGTGCGCTGGTGGTGGAGCGCTTTGATCGCCGCCAGATGGCCACCGTCAACGGCATGCGTGGCTCCTGTGCCTGGATCGCCAGCTTTATCTTCTCGCTGATTATCGGTGTTACCGCCGATACCATCGGCTTTAATCCGCTGTTTGTGGCGATGGGCTTCTTTGACCTGATTGGTGCCGTTTTCCTGGTGATGCTGATCGCCGAACGCCGCCAGCGCCCTGCTAACCCATAAGGATATCGCGATGAAAACCCTGAAGAACTGGACGCTGCATCAGCAGGCCGATCACTTTGTTGAACTCAAGGTCGACGCTCGACATTTCCTGCGGCTTTACGTGCTTGAAGAGAAGCTGATGCGCGTGCTGCTGAAGCGCGACGGTGAGCTGGCGCTGAACCGCACCTGGAGCATTGCGCCAGAGCACGATGTGCCCTGGCAGGGACGTGACCGTGAGGCGCTGGATGGCTTTACGCTGCCCGCGTTTCAGGTGGAGCATGATGCGCAGCAACTGCGCATCAGCACCCGACAGCTGCGGGTGACGGTGCATCAGCCGCTCTGCCTGAGCTGGGAGCAGTTTGATGGTGCCAGCTGGCAACCGCTGACCGCCGATCGTCACACCGGTGCTTATCTGCTCAATGCCCACGGCGACGGCGTCGAGCACTATCAGCGTCGTCAGCCGCAGGATCGGGTGTATGGTCTGGGCGAGAAGAGCGGCGACCTGAACCGCGTTAACCGCCGTTTTGAGATGCGTAATCTCGATGCCATGGGCTACAACGCCGCCAGCACCGATCCGCTCTACAAACATATTCCGTTTACCCTGACGCAGCGCGATGGCGTCAGCTTCGGCCTGTTCTATGACAACCTCAGCAGCAGCTGGCTCGATCTGGGGAATGAGCTGGATAACTACCATCTGCCTTATCGCCGTTATCGCGCCGAGGCGGGCGATCTCGATTACTACATGATGCTCGGCCCGACGCTGCTCGACGTCACTAAAGCTTTTGTGCGTCTGACCGGACGCACGCTGTTTCAGCCGAAGTGGAGCCTGGGCTACAGCGGTTCGACCATGCATTACACCGACGCGCCCGACGCACAGCAGCAGCTGCAATCCTTTATCCGCCTGTGTCGCGAGCATGAAATCCCCTGTGATTCGTTCCAGCTCTCTTCCGGTTATACCTCGATTAATAACAAGCGCTATGTCTTCAACTGGAACTACGACAAAGTCCCGAACCCCAACGCGATGAGCGACGCATTTCACACTGCCGGAATGAAGCTGGCGGCCAACATCAAGCCCTGTCTGCT
This genomic window contains:
- a CDS encoding MFS transporter, with the translated sequence MSLESTTKPISASRTVRVIKNLRWWMLGMFLLGVTVNYITRNSLGILAPELKTSLNMTTEQYSWVVAAFQLAYTLFQPICGWLIDVIGLKMGFLICALIWSLTCLLHAGAGSWLHLALLRFVMGASEAAATPANAKAIGDWFPKKERPVAAGWAGVGFSVGAMLAPPIIYVAHITFGWQGAFLLTGGLGLLWVGLWWWGYHSPESHPRLSDDERAFINQDNEAMGEKLAFFTALKVIGKEKKFYGIAIPAFLAEPAWAVLSFWVPLYLANERGMDLKQIVMFAWLPFLAADLGSVASGYLTRIYVRWFGMTRVNSIVASSVTGALLMVSLALMTLVKDPWLAIALISVGGFGHQVISCMLSALVVERFDRRQMATVNGMRGSCAWIASFIFSLIIGVTADTIGFNPLFVAMGFFDLIGAVFLVMLIAERRQRPANP